From Microbacterium invictum, the proteins below share one genomic window:
- a CDS encoding NRDE family protein — protein sequence MCTVIVHVPAEAGAATRVLAVRDEDPSRAWDPLGPWWPDTRPGVVGVRDARAGGAWLAADPDAGHLAVILNRADVMPDDGRPVPSRGHLVLDAVDGTEIADPRTHGFNLVDVTAERTRVTMWNGDVLRAVDLGPGIHMIAHDDVDDPTSARIIAWRGAFPAPAEDDERWWTAWMDVLERTAEVGPTDDRAIVRDNRPYGYPTLSLLVCAASVTDAGVDVVYGEFDHPGQWNRPELA from the coding sequence ATGTGCACGGTGATCGTCCACGTCCCCGCAGAGGCCGGCGCCGCCACCCGCGTGCTGGCCGTGCGCGACGAAGACCCCTCCCGCGCGTGGGACCCGCTCGGCCCGTGGTGGCCCGACACCCGCCCGGGTGTGGTCGGCGTGCGCGACGCCCGTGCCGGTGGGGCGTGGCTGGCCGCGGATCCGGATGCCGGTCACTTGGCCGTCATCCTCAACCGGGCCGACGTCATGCCCGACGACGGGCGCCCCGTGCCCTCGCGCGGGCACCTCGTGCTCGATGCCGTCGACGGCACCGAGATCGCCGATCCCCGCACCCACGGCTTCAACCTGGTCGACGTCACCGCGGAGCGCACCCGGGTGACCATGTGGAACGGGGACGTGCTGCGTGCGGTCGATCTCGGCCCCGGCATCCACATGATCGCCCATGACGACGTCGACGACCCGACCAGCGCCCGCATCATCGCCTGGCGGGGCGCGTTCCCGGCGCCGGCCGAAGACGACGAGCGCTGGTGGACCGCCTGGATGGACGTGCTCGAGCGCACCGCCGAGGTCGGTCCCACCGACGATCGCGCGATCGTGCGCGACAACCGTCCGTACGGCTACCCGACGCTGTCGCTGCTCGTGTGCGCGGCATCGGTGACGGATGCCGGTGTCGACGTCGTCTACGGCGAGTTCGACCATCCCGGGCAGTGGAACAGGCCCGAACTCGCCTGA
- a CDS encoding calcium/sodium antiporter: MTAWLWVILGLVLLIVGAELIVRYGARLASRLGISSIMIGLTVVSIGTSAPELAVGIDAARIGQGSLALGNIAGTNLVNLLLIMGLAAALRLIPIALQTLRLDLPMIGAVALLLLVFVIDGRLDRIEGGVLVAVAIGYTLALVRWARRESAAVLAEYENEYHDAPRETGSLVLAIVLLIAGIAIILLGAGWLVTGAVDLAEAMGVSSTVIGLTVIAIGTSAPELVTAIVSTYRGDRDIALGNLIGSSTYNITIILGITVLAAPIAVDHALVFVDIPMMIAGTFLVGTFMMSGRRLTRVEGVIMIGAYLAYLAYLLAVRT; encoded by the coding sequence ATGACGGCGTGGCTCTGGGTGATCCTGGGCCTTGTGCTGCTCATCGTCGGGGCAGAGCTCATCGTGCGATACGGCGCGCGGCTGGCGAGTCGCCTCGGGATCTCGTCGATCATGATCGGGCTGACCGTCGTGTCGATCGGCACCAGTGCGCCGGAGCTGGCCGTCGGCATCGACGCCGCCCGCATCGGGCAGGGCTCGCTCGCGCTGGGCAACATCGCGGGAACGAACCTCGTGAACCTGCTGCTGATCATGGGGCTGGCCGCCGCGCTGCGACTGATCCCGATCGCCCTGCAGACGCTGCGCCTCGACCTGCCCATGATCGGCGCGGTCGCCCTGCTGCTGCTCGTGTTCGTCATCGACGGGCGGCTCGACCGGATCGAGGGCGGCGTGCTGGTCGCCGTCGCGATCGGCTACACGCTCGCACTCGTGCGATGGGCGCGACGCGAGAGCGCCGCCGTCCTGGCCGAGTACGAGAACGAGTACCACGACGCGCCTCGGGAGACGGGATCGCTCGTGCTGGCGATCGTGCTGCTGATCGCCGGGATCGCGATCATCCTGCTCGGCGCCGGCTGGCTGGTCACCGGCGCGGTCGATCTCGCCGAGGCGATGGGCGTCTCGAGCACCGTCATCGGTCTGACCGTCATCGCGATCGGCACCTCGGCGCCCGAGCTGGTGACCGCGATCGTCTCGACGTACCGTGGCGACCGCGACATCGCGCTGGGCAACCTGATCGGATCGAGCACCTACAACATCACGATCATCCTGGGTATCACCGTGCTGGCGGCGCCGATCGCCGTGGACCATGCCCTCGTCTTCGTCGACATCCCCATGATGATCGCCGGGACGTTCCTGGTCGGCACGTTCATGATGAGCGGGCGCAGACTCACCCGGGTCGAAGGCGTCATCATGATCGGCGCCTACCTCGCCTACCTCGCTTACCTGCTGGCCGTGCGCACCTGA
- a CDS encoding HNH endonuclease signature motif containing protein codes for MLDLSDRSVVEIARDLAAIANDVARLQALVAGVAAHRSQRKDGQNGLSATEGHASPASLIQDITGGSKADVLRQVRVGKALLEGAIEVREGQPGAGPESVPGGSESGAGGEGEGEGEGTSGEAAVPAAAPRATWKTVLRDAHLGRRLTAEQHDVIRRGLGEPFDDSEDTAQVWVVAAASLVDDAVNLTVEDLAVHARAVRDAIDPVGAEQRYARRFENRSFRTWIDGEGQHRGSFAFDDEDGAWMDAITAAGLRPRRGGPRFMTDEERARAAELAHDPRSNDQLAYDLVMSVLRAGAVADATDVFGVRQPGVRIITVKDPAGGDDAGPRDAYGRLLTAGFTEDRGHPLPGSVIDRNICMHGTTEVTVDGCGNPLDAGREHRLFQPKQRLALAARDGGCMWLGCDMPGSYCEAHHIDPVAEGGRTDIDRGILLCKYHHLLLHNRGWRITRDGKRAFILQPPPDIGGPPVTLVSKAPWKWAWDRPPPPSKPNWRAA; via the coding sequence GTGCTGGATCTCAGTGACCGGTCGGTGGTGGAGATCGCGCGGGATCTCGCGGCGATCGCGAATGACGTGGCCCGGTTGCAGGCGCTGGTGGCTGGGGTGGCGGCGCATCGGTCGCAGCGCAAGGACGGGCAGAACGGGCTGTCGGCCACGGAGGGTCATGCGAGCCCGGCGTCGTTGATCCAGGACATCACGGGCGGGTCGAAGGCTGACGTGCTGCGGCAGGTGCGTGTCGGGAAGGCGCTCCTCGAGGGCGCCATCGAGGTGCGCGAGGGGCAGCCCGGCGCAGGACCCGAGTCCGTGCCCGGAGGGTCGGAGTCCGGTGCCGGCGGCGAGGGCGAGGGCGAGGGCGAGGGTACTTCGGGCGAGGCGGCTGTCCCCGCGGCGGCACCGCGGGCGACGTGGAAGACGGTGCTGCGTGATGCGCATCTGGGTCGCCGGCTCACCGCGGAGCAGCATGATGTGATCCGCCGGGGTCTGGGGGAGCCGTTCGACGATTCCGAGGACACCGCACAGGTGTGGGTGGTGGCGGCGGCCTCGCTTGTGGATGACGCCGTGAACTTGACGGTGGAGGATCTGGCGGTTCACGCCCGCGCGGTGCGTGACGCGATCGACCCGGTCGGGGCGGAGCAGCGGTACGCCAGACGTTTTGAGAACCGGTCGTTCCGGACGTGGATCGACGGTGAGGGGCAGCATCGCGGCAGTTTCGCGTTCGATGACGAAGACGGCGCGTGGATGGACGCGATCACCGCTGCCGGGTTGCGGCCTCGCCGCGGTGGCCCCCGGTTCATGACCGATGAGGAACGCGCCCGGGCGGCTGAGCTTGCTCATGATCCGCGCAGCAATGACCAGCTCGCCTACGACCTGGTGATGTCGGTGCTGCGTGCCGGGGCTGTGGCCGACGCGACGGACGTGTTCGGGGTGCGGCAGCCCGGTGTGCGGATCATCACCGTGAAAGACCCCGCCGGCGGCGACGATGCCGGTCCGCGTGACGCGTATGGGCGGCTGTTGACTGCCGGGTTCACCGAAGACCGTGGGCATCCGTTGCCCGGGTCGGTCATCGACCGCAACATCTGCATGCACGGGACCACCGAGGTCACCGTCGACGGGTGCGGCAACCCGCTGGACGCCGGGCGTGAGCACCGCCTGTTCCAACCCAAACAGCGTCTCGCGTTGGCTGCCCGCGACGGCGGCTGCATGTGGCTGGGGTGCGACATGCCGGGCTCGTACTGCGAGGCCCACCACATCGACCCGGTCGCCGAAGGCGGACGCACCGACATCGACCGGGGCATCCTGCTGTGCAAATACCATCACCTGCTGCTCCACAACCGGGGCTGGCGGATCACCCGCGACGGGAAACGCGCGTTCATCCTGCAACCGCCACCCGACATCGGCGGCCCACCCGTCACCCTGGTCTCCAAAGCACCCTGGAAATGGGCGTGGGACCGGCCACCCCCACCTTCCAAACCGAACTGGCGCGCCGCCTGA
- a CDS encoding SdpI family protein, with amino-acid sequence MVVVAVVFPALLLFAAVLIQLAANGRLRKNRLAGIRTRATMRNETTWVAGHRAASSTVWIGFALSAGAGVLTLVADGAVAITFAAAVVVILFATVTVALVKSERASAVASKA; translated from the coding sequence GTGGTTGTCGTCGCGGTGGTGTTTCCTGCCCTGTTGCTCTTCGCAGCGGTGCTCATACAGCTCGCAGCGAACGGTCGGCTTCGGAAGAACCGGCTCGCGGGTATTCGCACGCGCGCAACGATGAGAAACGAGACGACGTGGGTCGCGGGTCATCGCGCCGCGTCGTCCACGGTCTGGATTGGGTTCGCGCTCAGTGCGGGCGCTGGAGTGCTCACTCTTGTTGCCGATGGCGCGGTTGCCATCACATTCGCCGCGGCGGTCGTGGTGATTCTTTTTGCGACGGTCACGGTCGCTTTGGTGAAGTCGGAGCGAGCAAGCGCGGTCGCTTCGAAAGCGTAG
- a CDS encoding YdeI/OmpD-associated family protein, with the protein MSAAQQDPDRPAVFFASAAQFRTWLEEHHDTETELWMGLYRKGDPRQGITWAEAVPEALCFGWIDSVSQRIDESARRQRWTPRKPGSNWSAINIAHVERLTAEGRMHPAGRAAYERRSDDKSAIYSYERPDELTPERVAALQADAAAAAFWDQATPSYRRIAAHWVQSAKREQTRADRFATLVGDCAAGRLIKMQRYGGEPAWLARAAAAAEAAR; encoded by the coding sequence GTGAGCGCAGCCCAGCAGGACCCCGATCGCCCAGCCGTCTTCTTCGCGTCGGCTGCTCAGTTCCGCACCTGGCTCGAAGAGCATCACGACACCGAGACCGAGCTGTGGATGGGGCTCTACCGCAAGGGCGACCCGCGTCAGGGCATCACGTGGGCCGAGGCCGTGCCCGAGGCGCTGTGCTTCGGCTGGATCGACTCGGTCAGCCAGCGCATCGACGAGTCTGCGCGCCGGCAGCGGTGGACCCCGCGCAAGCCCGGCTCGAACTGGAGCGCGATCAATATCGCGCACGTCGAGCGGCTCACCGCCGAAGGACGCATGCATCCCGCGGGGCGCGCCGCGTACGAGCGCCGCAGCGATGACAAGTCGGCGATCTACTCCTACGAGCGGCCGGACGAGCTGACACCCGAGCGGGTGGCTGCGCTGCAGGCCGATGCCGCAGCCGCGGCGTTCTGGGACCAGGCGACACCGTCGTATCGGCGCATAGCGGCGCACTGGGTGCAGAGCGCCAAGCGCGAGCAGACCCGCGCCGACCGCTTCGCGACCCTCGTCGGCGACTGTGCCGCGGGCCGGCTCATCAAGATGCAGCGCTACGGCGGTGAGCCGGCATGGCTGGCCCGCGCTGCCGCCGCAGCCGAAGCCGCTCGCTGA
- the pgi gene encoding glucose-6-phosphate isomerase translates to MTTPIDATATSAWAELDARSQDFTPDLRGWFAADPDRVERLTFDLADLRVDLSKNLVDDGILASLVKLAEQTGVARRYAAMLAGAHINATEDRAVLHTALRRPAGAQPALVVDGQDIDADVQGVLDAMTVFAERVRSGDWVGVTGKKVTHVVNIGIGGSDLGPVMISAALEPYATAGIQARFVSNIDPFDLAHKTKDLDPETTLFIVASKTFTTLETLTNARLARDWLWAGLAAAGAIDGSDAARTDAVAHHFAAVSTALDKVAAFGIDTANAFGFWDWVGGRYSVDSAIGLSLMIELGPDTFRELLAGFHAVDEHVASTPLARNVPVLMGLLNVWYTNFLGAQSHAVLPYAQQLSRFAAYLQQLTMESNGKSVRWDGSPVTSDTGEIFWGEPGTNGQHAFYQLIHQGTRLIPADFIAFVNPAYPLADDGRDVHGLFLANFLAQTKALAFGKTAAEVEAEGTTGPLVAARTFAGNRPTTSIFAPALTPSVLGQLVALYEHITFTQGVIWGINSFDQWGVELGKQLALQIAPAIEGDADAVAAQDASTRALLDYYREHRA, encoded by the coding sequence GTGACCACTCCCATCGATGCCACCGCCACGTCCGCCTGGGCCGAACTCGACGCCCGTTCGCAAGACTTCACGCCCGACCTGCGGGGCTGGTTCGCCGCCGACCCGGATCGGGTCGAGCGGTTGACGTTCGACCTCGCCGACCTGCGCGTGGACCTGTCGAAGAATCTCGTGGACGACGGCATCCTCGCCTCGCTCGTGAAGCTCGCCGAGCAGACCGGCGTCGCCAGGCGCTACGCCGCAATGCTGGCCGGCGCGCACATCAACGCCACCGAAGACCGTGCCGTGCTGCACACCGCGCTGCGCCGTCCGGCCGGCGCACAGCCGGCGCTCGTCGTCGACGGGCAGGACATCGACGCCGACGTGCAGGGGGTGCTCGACGCGATGACCGTGTTCGCCGAGCGGGTGCGCTCGGGCGACTGGGTCGGGGTGACCGGCAAGAAGGTCACGCACGTCGTCAACATCGGCATCGGCGGGTCGGACCTCGGGCCGGTGATGATCTCGGCGGCGCTCGAGCCGTATGCGACGGCCGGCATCCAGGCGCGGTTCGTGTCGAACATCGATCCGTTCGATCTGGCCCACAAGACCAAGGACCTCGACCCTGAGACGACGCTGTTCATCGTCGCGTCGAAGACCTTCACGACGCTCGAGACCCTCACCAACGCGCGGCTCGCGCGTGACTGGCTGTGGGCGGGACTGGCCGCCGCGGGCGCGATCGACGGGTCGGACGCAGCCAGGACAGACGCCGTCGCCCACCATTTCGCCGCCGTCTCGACCGCGCTCGACAAGGTCGCCGCGTTCGGCATCGACACCGCCAACGCGTTCGGGTTCTGGGACTGGGTCGGCGGCCGCTACTCCGTCGACTCGGCGATCGGACTGTCGCTGATGATCGAACTCGGGCCGGACACGTTCCGCGAACTGCTCGCCGGATTCCACGCGGTCGACGAGCACGTGGCATCCACCCCTCTGGCACGGAACGTGCCGGTGCTGATGGGGCTGCTGAACGTCTGGTACACGAACTTCCTCGGCGCCCAGTCGCACGCGGTGCTGCCGTACGCGCAGCAGCTCTCGCGCTTCGCGGCGTATCTGCAGCAGCTGACGATGGAGTCCAACGGCAAGTCGGTGCGGTGGGACGGGTCGCCGGTCACCTCCGACACCGGTGAGATCTTCTGGGGCGAACCGGGAACGAACGGCCAGCACGCGTTCTACCAGCTGATCCACCAGGGCACGCGGCTGATCCCGGCCGACTTCATCGCGTTCGTGAATCCGGCGTACCCGCTGGCCGACGACGGGCGGGACGTGCACGGCCTGTTCCTGGCGAACTTCCTTGCGCAGACCAAGGCGCTCGCGTTCGGCAAGACCGCCGCAGAGGTCGAGGCTGAGGGAACCACCGGACCGCTCGTGGCGGCACGCACGTTCGCCGGCAACCGCCCGACGACATCGATCTTCGCACCGGCGCTGACACCTTCCGTGCTGGGGCAGCTGGTCGCGCTGTACGAGCACATCACCTTCACGCAGGGCGTGATCTGGGGCATCAACTCGTTCGATCAGTGGGGTGTGGAGCTGGGCAAGCAGCTGGCGCTGCAGATCGCCCCCGCCATCGAGGGGGATGCCGATGCCGTGGCCGCGCAGGATGCCTCCACCCGCGCGCTGCTGGACTACTACCGCGAGCATCGGGCATAG